Proteins found in one Halobellus limi genomic segment:
- a CDS encoding helix-turn-helix domain-containing protein has protein sequence MRYLTVRAEAAGTGPLHPLGEALGEATSFAREAIHHVELLDDDTVLMLAEGSGDQSSYIEVMQASPYVKEFLVSGTERWMAVTQFELSPPTAELMRRGDRPGIVVDTPIQINADGSLRITYLGDELDLQDLFDSLTDDAPFEIEVLETGSYSPDQHALTRLLTARQREVLETALDVGYYELPREATHESIAEQLDIAPTTAGEHLRKIERRVFTAIVQ, from the coding sequence ATGCGGTATCTCACAGTTCGCGCCGAAGCGGCCGGAACAGGCCCGTTGCATCCGCTCGGTGAAGCGCTCGGAGAGGCGACATCGTTCGCCCGAGAAGCGATCCACCACGTCGAACTTCTCGATGATGACACCGTTCTGATGCTCGCTGAGGGAAGCGGTGACCAGTCGAGCTACATTGAGGTTATGCAGGCATCACCGTACGTCAAAGAGTTCCTAGTTTCCGGAACAGAGCGGTGGATGGCAGTGACCCAATTCGAGCTGTCACCGCCGACAGCGGAACTGATGCGACGGGGCGACAGGCCGGGAATCGTCGTTGACACGCCGATCCAGATCAACGCCGACGGGTCGCTCCGAATCACATATCTCGGTGATGAACTCGACTTACAGGATCTATTCGACTCGTTGACTGACGACGCCCCGTTCGAGATCGAAGTGCTCGAAACCGGTTCATACTCACCGGATCAGCACGCGTTGACGCGACTGCTCACGGCTCGGCAACGAGAAGTACTCGAGACGGCCTTGGACGTTGGATATTATGAACTGCCCCGAGAAGCGACACACGAATCCATCGCGGAGCAACTCGATATCGCTCCGAC
- a CDS encoding FAD-dependent monooxygenase: MGRRDEDPPIAIVGGGICGLTTALALEQRGFTVDVYEATAEYQPVGAGILLQTNALVALETLGLADEICDAGRSLSDVQIRSPTGRVLQTFDLDAEQNAFGHRYVAIHRAKLLKILRQNLTSPIHNGKRCTQVSDPHRPTVHFDDGTHIDPGIVIGADGINSTVRDAITTVSKRSIDTTVFRAVTSVSLPKQHQATGFEVWGNGTYTGGAPIGDSRFYWFATAPTELAETASATDLQASFADYPEPIPAIIDALTNDEVITTGLSDLPAVPRWHCGSTVLAGDAVHGMLPFAGQGAAQSIEDAVTLAATLDSHTRVTDAFANYESRRANRADRVRAESHRLGRLGTMQSSLACRLRNTAVSILPEAVFKRFRHRRVADASVPPVAQVHTRPHNDRTGGKPSL; this comes from the coding sequence ATGGGACGACGTGATGAGGACCCGCCGATCGCCATCGTCGGCGGTGGTATCTGTGGACTGACAACGGCGCTGGCACTCGAACAGCGAGGCTTCACTGTCGATGTGTATGAGGCTACAGCGGAGTACCAACCAGTCGGTGCAGGGATTCTCCTCCAAACGAACGCGTTGGTTGCCCTCGAAACGCTCGGCCTCGCCGATGAGATATGTGACGCGGGGAGATCGCTCTCTGACGTCCAAATCCGCTCACCAACCGGCCGGGTGTTGCAAACGTTCGACCTCGATGCCGAACAGAACGCGTTCGGCCATCGTTACGTTGCGATCCATCGAGCGAAGTTACTCAAAATTCTCCGTCAAAACCTCACATCACCGATACACAACGGGAAGCGGTGTACGCAGGTATCAGACCCACACAGACCAACGGTTCACTTCGACGATGGAACACACATCGATCCAGGCATTGTTATCGGTGCTGACGGGATCAATTCAACCGTACGTGACGCAATCACAACAGTATCGAAACGGTCCATAGATACGACTGTTTTTAGGGCAGTCACATCGGTCTCACTGCCCAAACAACATCAAGCAACTGGATTCGAGGTATGGGGGAACGGTACATACACTGGAGGGGCTCCGATCGGAGACAGTCGGTTCTATTGGTTTGCGACGGCCCCAACAGAGCTCGCAGAAACAGCATCTGCCACCGACCTCCAAGCGTCTTTCGCAGATTATCCCGAGCCAATCCCAGCAATCATCGATGCACTGACTAACGACGAGGTCATCACAACTGGATTAAGCGACCTTCCAGCGGTACCCCGGTGGCACTGTGGATCAACGGTACTCGCCGGCGATGCCGTACACGGAATGTTGCCGTTCGCCGGCCAAGGTGCCGCACAGTCGATAGAAGATGCAGTCACGCTCGCAGCTACGCTTGACTCACACACGAGAGTCACTGACGCGTTTGCAAACTACGAATCAAGACGAGCCAACCGGGCAGACCGAGTCCGTGCCGAATCGCACCGCCTCGGGCGCTTGGGAACGATGCAGTCCTCACTGGCCTGTCGCCTACGGAATACAGCAGTTTCGATACTACCAGAGGCAGTATTCAAACGATTCCGCCATCGTCGAGTCGCCGATGCATCAGTTCCACCGGTTGCGCAGGTGCATACGAGACCGCACAACGATCGAACAGGAGGTAAACCATCGTTATGA
- a CDS encoding TlpA family protein disulfide reductase, translating into MPSNNRREFLATVSTGFAVSLTGCASQVSRPATTSQSRTDTTANNSETATNSTLALPSVVTHDDFPDGEVTLKPDGKIVLLNFFATWCRPCQEEMPDFRKLREAYDTETLHMVSITPEVDETLIRQFWDEYEGTWPVVNDPGLVATDRWNANSYPTNLVFDSDGTPATGEEPAVSARTFEEFKSVIEPLLEA; encoded by the coding sequence ATGCCCTCCAATAACCGCAGAGAATTCCTTGCAACGGTCAGTACCGGATTCGCAGTAAGCCTGACTGGGTGTGCCAGTCAGGTATCCCGCCCGGCAACCACATCACAGTCTCGAACCGACACAACAGCCAACAACAGCGAGACAGCCACGAATTCCACGTTGGCTCTCCCGTCAGTCGTCACCCACGACGACTTCCCAGATGGTGAGGTCACCCTCAAACCGGACGGGAAAATCGTACTGTTGAACTTCTTTGCGACGTGGTGTCGCCCGTGTCAGGAAGAAATGCCGGATTTCCGAAAATTGCGGGAAGCGTACGATACTGAGACACTTCATATGGTATCAATCACACCGGAAGTGGATGAGACCCTCATCAGGCAGTTTTGGGACGAGTACGAAGGCACGTGGCCAGTCGTGAACGATCCGGGGTTAGTTGCCACTGACCGATGGAACGCGAATAGCTATCCGACGAACCTCGTATTCGACAGTGATGGAACCCCTGCAACAGGTGAGGAACCAGCAGTCAGCGCACGAACGTTCGAGGAGTTCAAGTCCGTAATTGAGCCGTTACTGGAGGCGTGA
- a CDS encoding cytochrome c biogenesis CcdA family protein, giving the protein MAALALSALFGLAFSAGAATFFAPCAFPLLPGYLSYFLSDTVSTVDAGSPPSATGTGTVVARIRRPLTRAVLLSAFAGAGMTVVYGSLAGTTVFLGAQALAEIALMELIVGSFFVVAGSLMMVGWKPSKSIVRLPERKRSLSGFFVFGALYAGAAAGCTAPLFVAIILQGMSAGPILGVSLAFTYAIGMGTVLAVFTCVTALGGSSITATLRSHTRTIYRIAGGLLVCSGAAEIYYYFYGFPGVLPQ; this is encoded by the coding sequence ATGGCTGCACTTGCGCTTTCGGCCCTCTTTGGGCTCGCGTTTTCCGCTGGAGCAGCGACCTTCTTCGCTCCGTGTGCCTTTCCGCTACTCCCCGGATACCTCTCGTATTTTCTGAGTGATACTGTATCCACTGTCGATGCTGGATCCCCACCTTCGGCAACAGGGACAGGTACAGTCGTCGCACGGATCCGCCGCCCACTCACTCGTGCAGTGCTCCTGAGTGCCTTCGCTGGGGCCGGGATGACAGTCGTGTACGGGAGCCTCGCAGGCACAACAGTGTTTCTCGGTGCACAAGCGCTGGCTGAGATCGCACTGATGGAACTCATCGTTGGCAGTTTCTTCGTTGTCGCCGGGAGCCTGATGATGGTTGGCTGGAAGCCGTCCAAGTCGATTGTCCGCCTTCCAGAGCGAAAACGGTCACTCAGCGGATTCTTCGTCTTCGGTGCGCTGTACGCGGGTGCTGCAGCAGGGTGTACTGCGCCGTTGTTCGTCGCCATTATTCTTCAGGGGATGTCTGCTGGTCCGATTCTCGGTGTCTCGCTTGCATTCACCTATGCGATCGGAATGGGTACCGTGCTTGCCGTATTCACGTGCGTAACGGCCCTCGGTGGCTCGTCGATCACGGCCACGCTTAGGTCTCACACCCGCACAATCTATCGGATTGCCGGCGGGCTTCTCGTCTGTTCTGGTGCCGCAGAGATCTATTATTACTTCTACGGCTTTCCGGGGGTGCTGCCCCAGTGA
- a CDS encoding amidase family protein has translation MEALEREVATIANTCLFNVTGHPAMTVPCGKPEGLPVGLMLVGNHFDETTLFTLAAAIEDTLDYV, from the coding sequence GTGGAAGCGCTCGAGCGGGAAGTAGCAACGATAGCGAATACGTGCCTATTTAATGTGACCGGGCATCCCGCGATGACCGTCCCGTGCGGTAAGCCAGAAGGGCTGCCGGTAGGACTGATGCTTGTCGGAAATCACTTCGATGAGACAACGTTGTTCACGCTTGCTGCTGCCATCGAGGACACACTCGATTACGTGTAG
- a CDS encoding beta-class carbonic anhydrase encodes MSHSHEHHHEHVDETVTDRSDWARRRRKDVPTNKKLLVIACMDERIPVEEVLGLELGDAQIYRNAGGKVTDDVIRSAALTTNFFDTDEIIVINHTDCGMMSAPDTAVREGLEAQVGDLETVDLDPSLPELTIGDADLIDWVKMTDDIDAACTAQVEFLRQSAFVPDDVTISGYVYGVESGELRDPGDRIAAEISERQV; translated from the coding sequence ATGTCACATTCACACGAACATCACCACGAGCACGTCGATGAGACGGTCACCGATCGCTCCGACTGGGCTCGTCGCCGACGCAAAGATGTCCCCACAAACAAGAAGCTCCTCGTCATCGCCTGTATGGACGAGCGCATTCCCGTCGAAGAGGTCCTCGGACTGGAACTGGGCGATGCACAGATCTACCGGAACGCCGGTGGGAAGGTCACAGACGACGTTATTCGATCGGCTGCTCTGACGACGAACTTCTTCGATACCGACGAAATCATCGTCATCAACCACACGGACTGTGGGATGATGAGCGCACCCGATACAGCGGTCCGTGAGGGACTCGAAGCCCAGGTCGGTGACCTCGAAACCGTAGACCTTGACCCGTCGCTCCCCGAACTCACGATCGGCGATGCCGATCTGATCGACTGGGTGAAGATGACCGACGACATCGATGCAGCCTGCACTGCCCAGGTGGAGTTCCTCCGTCAGTCGGCGTTCGTCCCAGACGATGTCACCATCTCCGGGTACGTCTACGGGGTCGAATCCGGCGAACTCCGTGACCCCGGCGATCGCATCGCGGCGGAGATCAGCGAACGACAGGTGTGA
- a CDS encoding winged helix-turn-helix domain-containing protein: MSNDLATQREELFPLEIRQAIDALSQKHGKAVIATLLEEGPQSFTELKQRLDLTSSQTTNALDALTVAGLVRKRTAVGDDGPYDSYYTVSEFGSRFVHHLLESLGSVDSFDGQRDQFEPVDNYQDKETGEEPVVESYHRRQPATHRRARDSPTQ, from the coding sequence ATGTCCAACGATCTAGCCACGCAGCGGGAGGAACTCTTCCCGCTGGAGATTCGGCAAGCCATTGATGCATTGAGCCAGAAACACGGGAAAGCCGTCATTGCAACCCTACTTGAGGAAGGGCCACAGTCCTTTACTGAGCTCAAACAGCGTCTTGACCTCACGTCCTCCCAAACGACGAATGCCCTCGACGCACTCACGGTTGCAGGGCTCGTGCGAAAGCGCACTGCAGTTGGTGATGACGGGCCCTATGACTCGTACTATACCGTCAGTGAGTTTGGCTCGCGGTTCGTACACCATCTCCTGGAATCGCTCGGCTCTGTCGATTCCTTCGATGGCCAGCGCGATCAGTTCGAACCAGTGGACAACTACCAAGACAAAGAGACTGGCGAAGAACCAGTTGTTGAATCCTATCACCGGCGTCAACCAGCTACTCACAGGCGTGCGCGAGACTCGCCAACTCAATGA
- a CDS encoding IS6 family transposase — MPETSRLTEPSDFPELGFVEREATPESAMKLGIQLHLAGLSLADTVSVLAGLGVERCRSTVHNWIQKADLQPTEGQNPNYVAVDETVIRVNDQRYWLFAAVDPDTNRLLHVRLFPTRTSALTEMFLAELCEKHLVSDAIFLIDSAPWLQAACHRHSLRFQHVTHGNRNAVERVFEELKRRTEAFANHFRHADPNTAETWLQAFAVCFNQLI; from the coding sequence ATGCCAGAAACCAGCCGCCTCACCGAACCTAGCGACTTCCCCGAGTTAGGATTTGTGGAGCGAGAAGCGACACCCGAGTCAGCGATGAAGCTCGGTATCCAACTGCATTTAGCGGGATTGTCGCTGGCGGATACCGTCTCAGTCCTCGCTGGCCTGGGTGTCGAGCGATGTCGTTCCACCGTTCACAACTGGATTCAGAAGGCCGATCTACAGCCCACAGAGGGACAAAATCCGAATTACGTCGCGGTTGACGAGACCGTAATTCGAGTAAATGACCAGCGCTACTGGCTGTTTGCGGCGGTCGATCCCGACACGAACCGCCTGCTGCACGTGCGACTGTTCCCGACCAGAACTTCCGCGCTAACCGAGATGTTCCTCGCAGAACTCTGCGAGAAACATCTCGTTTCCGACGCGATATTCCTGATCGATAGCGCACCCTGGCTGCAGGCGGCCTGCCATCGCCACTCGCTCCGATTCCAACACGTCACCCACGGGAATCGGAATGCCGTCGAACGCGTGTTCGAAGAGCTGAAACGCCGAACAGAGGCGTTTGCGAACCACTTCAGACATGCTGATCCGAACACTGCAGAAACGTGGCTGCAAGCGTTCGCCGTCTGTTTTAATCAGCTAATCTGA